A single Bdellovibrio bacteriovorus DNA region contains:
- the infC gene encoding translation initiation factor IF-3, which produces MSKFEGNFRGGGRFDRNKKDSKDSLRVNREIRAQQIRVIDDEGNMLGVMTVPEALRIAEDRGLDLLEIAPTASPPTCKIMDYGKWKYENKKKATAARKKQTVVTIKEIQMRPRTDQHDFETKMNHARRFLLDGDKVKVSLRFMGREMAHQELGMEVMQKCIAFVNDLAMVESQPKMEGKNMFLMLGPDPLKIKEYQKLHPNKSKQDTKELADLEEVEEEDED; this is translated from the coding sequence ATTAGCAAGTTCGAAGGTAATTTTAGAGGCGGTGGTCGTTTTGATCGCAACAAGAAAGACTCTAAAGACTCTTTAAGAGTAAACCGTGAGATTCGTGCCCAACAAATCCGTGTTATCGACGACGAAGGTAACATGTTGGGGGTGATGACTGTTCCTGAGGCGTTACGTATTGCTGAAGATAGAGGCCTCGATCTTCTAGAGATTGCTCCAACAGCTTCTCCTCCTACTTGTAAAATCATGGATTACGGCAAGTGGAAGTACGAAAATAAAAAGAAAGCCACGGCCGCTCGTAAAAAACAAACTGTCGTGACGATCAAAGAGATCCAAATGCGTCCACGCACGGATCAACATGACTTTGAAACAAAGATGAACCACGCCCGCCGTTTCCTTTTGGACGGCGACAAGGTGAAAGTCTCTTTGCGTTTCATGGGGCGTGAGATGGCCCATCAAGAGTTGGGTATGGAAGTGATGCAGAAGTGTATCGCCTTCGTAAACGATCTTGCGATGGTTGAGTCTCAACCAAAAATGGAAGGTAAGAACATGTTCTTAATGTTGGGCCCAGACCCACTTAAGATCAAAGAATACCAAAAACTTCACCCTAATAAGTCGAAGCAAGACACCAAAGAACTTGCCGACCTAGAAGAAGTCGAAGAAGAAGACGAAGACTAA
- the thrS gene encoding threonine--tRNA ligase, whose translation MSQTTIILPDNSTKVFDHEPTALEVAQSIGPRLAKETLGVQLNGSKEISDLRTPLKDQTKIALITTKSPEAVEVIRHSCAHIMAQAVQDIWPEVKVTIGPVIDNGFYYDFDSPFAFTEEHFEKIEKKMAEIVAKDLPITRENWPIAKAIETFKGMGERFKVELIEDLAKKGETVVGIYHNGDAWFDLCRGPHIQSTGQIKAFKLLSVAGAYWRGDEKNAMLQRVYATAFGDKKELDQYLHNIEEAKKRDHRKLGKELGLFHFHEWAPGSPFFTGKGAVVYTELQTYLRELYFETGYQEVITPQIFDVNLFHTSGHYQNYKENMFFTKVDERDFASKPMNCPSHCLLFNSEKYSYRDLPIKMADFGRLHRFEKSGAMHGLTRVRTFCQDDAHIFCRMDQLQDEIAKFMHLLNRVYDKLGMNNYKIYLSTRPDNRMGSEEYWDMAEGALAEALKTLNLPFTINPGDGAFYGPKLDIMFVDALNRPWQLGTLQVDPNLPEAFNLKYTGEDNKEHRPIMLHRAILGSLERFIGVYIEHTAGHLPPWLCPTQVAILNVTDRVNTFCEDLMKLLKEHKVRVEFDRRNEKLNYKIREAQLQKVPYMVIVGDKEAETKTVSLRLRDGSEHKGLTVDQLMKTILDDISTRKLQSSLAKAATVTESQP comes from the coding sequence ATGTCACAAACTACTATTATTCTGCCGGATAACTCGACGAAGGTTTTTGACCACGAACCGACAGCGCTGGAAGTGGCGCAGTCCATCGGTCCTCGTTTGGCTAAAGAAACCCTTGGTGTACAACTGAATGGTTCTAAAGAGATCTCTGACCTTAGAACCCCCCTTAAAGATCAAACTAAAATCGCCTTGATCACCACGAAAAGCCCTGAAGCGGTGGAGGTGATTCGTCACTCCTGCGCGCATATCATGGCTCAAGCGGTTCAAGATATTTGGCCTGAAGTGAAAGTGACCATCGGTCCTGTGATCGACAATGGCTTTTATTATGACTTCGATTCTCCGTTTGCTTTTACAGAAGAGCATTTCGAGAAAATCGAAAAGAAGATGGCCGAGATTGTCGCGAAAGATCTGCCTATCACTCGTGAAAACTGGCCGATTGCCAAAGCCATTGAAACTTTCAAAGGCATGGGCGAGCGTTTCAAAGTCGAGTTGATCGAAGACCTTGCGAAAAAAGGCGAAACTGTTGTCGGTATCTATCACAACGGCGACGCTTGGTTTGACCTTTGCCGTGGTCCGCACATTCAAAGCACTGGACAAATCAAAGCTTTCAAACTTCTTTCGGTAGCGGGAGCTTACTGGAGAGGGGATGAAAAGAACGCCATGCTTCAGCGTGTGTACGCAACGGCGTTTGGCGATAAAAAAGAGTTGGATCAATATCTTCACAATATCGAAGAAGCGAAGAAACGCGACCACCGTAAATTGGGTAAAGAGCTAGGTCTTTTCCATTTCCACGAGTGGGCTCCAGGTTCTCCGTTCTTTACAGGAAAGGGTGCGGTTGTTTACACAGAACTGCAAACTTACTTGCGCGAACTTTATTTCGAGACGGGTTACCAAGAAGTTATCACTCCGCAAATTTTTGATGTGAACCTGTTCCATACATCAGGTCACTATCAAAACTATAAAGAGAACATGTTCTTCACGAAAGTGGACGAGCGTGACTTTGCTTCAAAACCGATGAACTGTCCTTCGCACTGTTTGCTTTTCAACTCTGAAAAGTATTCGTACCGTGATCTGCCGATCAAAATGGCGGACTTTGGACGTTTGCACCGCTTTGAAAAATCAGGCGCTATGCACGGTTTGACTCGTGTTCGTACGTTCTGTCAGGACGACGCGCACATCTTCTGCCGCATGGATCAGTTGCAAGACGAGATCGCGAAGTTCATGCACTTGCTAAATCGTGTTTACGATAAGCTGGGAATGAACAACTACAAGATCTATCTTTCCACTCGCCCTGACAATCGCATGGGAAGTGAAGAGTACTGGGATATGGCCGAAGGCGCTTTGGCTGAAGCCTTAAAGACTTTGAATTTGCCATTCACGATCAATCCGGGCGACGGTGCTTTCTACGGACCGAAGTTGGATATCATGTTTGTCGATGCTTTGAACCGCCCTTGGCAGTTGGGGACACTTCAAGTGGACCCGAATCTTCCAGAGGCGTTTAATTTGAAATACACAGGCGAAGACAACAAGGAACACCGTCCGATCATGCTTCACCGTGCGATCTTGGGCTCTTTAGAGCGCTTTATCGGTGTTTACATCGAGCATACGGCGGGACACTTGCCTCCATGGTTGTGCCCAACTCAAGTGGCGATTTTGAACGTCACAGACCGTGTAAATACGTTCTGTGAAGATTTAATGAAACTTCTCAAAGAGCATAAAGTTCGTGTTGAATTTGACCGCCGTAATGAGAAGCTAAACTACAAGATCCGCGAAGCTCAGCTCCAAAAAGTTCCTTACATGGTTATTGTCGGGGATAAAGAAGCCGAGACCAAGACCGTGTCTTTGCGTTTAAGAGATGGCTCTGAACACAAAGGTTTGACTGTGGATCAGTTAATGAAAACAATTTTAGACGACATTAGTACAAGAAAGTTGCAATCTTCACTTGCGAAGGCTGCGACTGTAACTGAAAGTCAGCCATAG
- a CDS encoding DsbA family protein yields MWKISIASFLLAGCAPSTEELKKVFAENPDIVFTAIEKDPERFVDLTKQAINPDYRQRQKESAQENERLKKAEAPIVDEKRISLGPKNAAVTIIIFSDFLTCYKCPQAEEGALQMLQRFPNQVRIVYRHLPASRGKDAIQAAEYVEAIGRQDFKMVALFRERVFANHGRVRNEGEAYFKSLTRKLDVDMARLHSDLAEIRQEKLVKKDIDEAAKQGAKTPPFFVVNGVGVSGKAAPLENLINKILSQEKKKGDL; encoded by the coding sequence ATGTGGAAGATATCGATCGCATCCTTTTTATTAGCGGGTTGCGCTCCTTCCACGGAAGAGCTGAAAAAAGTTTTTGCTGAAAATCCAGATATCGTTTTTACGGCGATTGAAAAAGATCCCGAGCGTTTTGTAGATCTGACGAAGCAGGCAATCAACCCTGATTATCGTCAGCGCCAAAAGGAAAGCGCCCAAGAAAATGAGCGTCTGAAAAAAGCCGAGGCTCCCATCGTTGATGAAAAGCGTATTTCCTTGGGGCCTAAAAATGCCGCGGTCACCATCATTATTTTTTCGGATTTTTTAACATGTTACAAGTGCCCGCAAGCGGAAGAAGGAGCACTGCAAATGCTACAGCGATTTCCGAACCAGGTGCGTATCGTCTATCGCCACCTTCCTGCTTCGCGAGGTAAAGACGCCATTCAAGCCGCGGAATACGTAGAGGCGATAGGGCGGCAAGATTTCAAAATGGTCGCTCTTTTTCGCGAGCGTGTTTTCGCTAATCACGGACGCGTTCGTAACGAAGGCGAAGCTTACTTTAAAAGCCTCACTAGAAAGCTAGATGTGGATATGGCTCGACTCCATTCGGACTTGGCAGAAATCCGACAAGAAAAGCTCGTTAAAAAAGATATCGATGAAGCGGCAAAACAAGGAGCTAAAACGCCTCCGTTTTTTGTTGTCAACGGAGTGGGTGTCTCTGGGAAAGCAGCCCCATTAGAAAATCTGATTAACAAAATCCTTTCTCAAGAAAAGAAAAAGGGGGACCTGTGA
- a CDS encoding DUF3341 domain-containing protein, producing MANNYTKGIAGIWEEEHLILKAARKTREAGFTKFEAISAYPIHGMEEACGIKRSWIPYVTFVAGCVGLLAGLALTYWTSAVDWAVNVGGKPFFSLPAFIPIMFELTILFAALCSVGALFYACKIPRIDPPSIDPDLSSHKFAIFIPHNDIGYDETKIERMFKDLGATEVKKTEY from the coding sequence ATGGCTAATAATTATACAAAAGGTATCGCTGGTATCTGGGAAGAAGAACATTTGATCTTGAAGGCCGCTCGCAAAACTCGCGAAGCGGGCTTCACAAAGTTCGAAGCCATCTCTGCTTATCCTATTCACGGTATGGAAGAAGCTTGCGGAATCAAAAGATCTTGGATTCCCTATGTGACTTTCGTAGCGGGTTGCGTGGGTCTTTTGGCAGGTCTTGCTTTGACGTATTGGACGTCAGCAGTGGACTGGGCTGTGAACGTGGGCGGTAAACCGTTCTTCTCGTTGCCAGCTTTCATTCCAATCATGTTCGAATTAACAATCTTGTTTGCAGCTCTTTGTTCCGTGGGCGCTTTGTTCTATGCGTGCAAAATCCCACGCATCGATCCGCCAAGCATTGACCCTGATTTGAGCTCTCATAAATTTGCGATCTTCATCCCGCACAATGACATTGGCTACGATGAAACGAAAATCGAGAGAATGTTCAAAGATTTGGGCGCAACTGAAGTTAAGAAGACGGAGTACTAA
- a CDS encoding PilZ domain-containing protein, whose protein sequence is MHSSMQKKPVKDLIYLSSSQNTVPGLASVPAYLQGIQGVRWHLAPPPELLKDFLKSQPGELFVIVHSKSLSVKVAEAFLAWTKTKVKVSFIFIAQTIEKATFQLSHAFPQALFLYESEGLRIGEIVTRRLQGKPVKSRKQERMRVQSEVMLKKSVTAEASPTGSSVQFLKEGHMQDFSQGGAQITVEEGEISVKDFISLMYKNRHGRWVSVESQVRWVVSTAPGEQIIGVQFLAVSA, encoded by the coding sequence ATGCATTCATCCATGCAGAAAAAGCCCGTGAAAGACCTGATCTATCTCAGTTCGAGTCAAAACACTGTTCCTGGATTGGCGTCGGTTCCGGCTTATTTGCAGGGGATTCAAGGTGTGCGCTGGCATCTGGCTCCGCCGCCTGAACTCTTAAAGGATTTCTTAAAGTCGCAACCTGGGGAGCTATTCGTGATTGTTCATTCGAAGTCATTATCAGTTAAAGTCGCCGAAGCCTTCTTAGCTTGGACGAAAACAAAAGTTAAAGTGAGCTTTATCTTTATCGCGCAAACTATTGAAAAGGCGACCTTTCAGCTGTCGCATGCCTTTCCCCAAGCCCTCTTTCTTTATGAATCAGAAGGACTGCGTATTGGAGAGATTGTGACTCGTCGCCTCCAAGGAAAGCCAGTTAAAAGCCGCAAGCAAGAGCGCATGCGTGTGCAATCGGAAGTGATGCTCAAGAAGTCAGTAACGGCGGAAGCGTCACCAACGGGATCCTCCGTTCAGTTCCTAAAAGAGGGTCATATGCAGGACTTCTCCCAAGGGGGAGCCCAGATCACCGTGGAAGAAGGTGAAATCAGTGTGAAGGACTTTATCAGCCTGATGTACAAGAACCGCCATGGCCGTTGGGTCTCTGTAGAGTCCCAAGTTCGCTGGGTTGTGTCGACCGCACCGGGGGAGCAAATTATAGGTGTGCAATTTCTCGCGGTGAGTGCTTGA
- a CDS encoding cytochrome P460 family protein — translation MKLLVIALVVNVFFAVPSKAQTGKPAVTPRQALLSRHMQKLDPSQMEMNGIRLKDYEGFEKNWKFVTVRYRKDSTEMRYTYANDLAWKALTSGEKYPDGAVFAKIGVITEEDPSFASSVVPMGAIRYQFMVRDEKKCKHTDGWCYALFGGLGVALTNDVKTEEMACAACHKIVPERQYVFSQVAPLTSYMKQVQEKAAKAMEAILPPVPVDQKAVQFKTISASDLPEDAQRFLSSKQKKVRDLVGPLKESAFEGTLNEMLPNLIKEALATNQPAIFTTTDQKYFTMAFPDHQRKTPCNDGMHPIAFVETVWGSPSRRINLNVGCYGK, via the coding sequence ATGAAACTCTTAGTTATCGCATTGGTCGTAAACGTATTCTTTGCAGTTCCATCGAAGGCGCAAACCGGGAAGCCTGCGGTGACTCCGCGACAGGCGCTTTTAAGCCGTCATATGCAAAAGCTAGATCCTTCGCAAATGGAAATGAATGGAATTCGTCTGAAGGATTACGAAGGCTTTGAAAAAAACTGGAAGTTTGTCACGGTAAGATATCGAAAAGATTCGACAGAGATGCGTTACACCTACGCAAACGATCTTGCATGGAAAGCTTTGACGAGTGGAGAAAAATATCCAGACGGAGCCGTTTTTGCCAAGATTGGAGTGATCACCGAAGAGGATCCTTCTTTTGCAAGTTCCGTGGTTCCCATGGGAGCCATCCGCTATCAATTCATGGTTCGCGACGAAAAAAAATGTAAACATACGGACGGATGGTGTTACGCCCTATTTGGTGGCCTGGGTGTTGCGCTTACAAATGATGTGAAAACGGAAGAAATGGCCTGCGCTGCCTGTCACAAAATTGTTCCAGAAAGACAGTACGTTTTTTCTCAAGTAGCACCACTGACTTCTTATATGAAGCAAGTACAGGAAAAAGCCGCCAAAGCTATGGAGGCCATTCTGCCTCCAGTGCCGGTGGATCAAAAAGCCGTACAATTCAAAACAATTTCTGCCAGTGACCTTCCCGAGGATGCACAGCGCTTTTTAAGTTCAAAACAAAAAAAGGTTCGTGACTTAGTGGGGCCACTCAAAGAGTCGGCGTTCGAGGGCACCTTGAATGAAATGCTTCCGAATTTGATCAAAGAAGCACTGGCGACAAACCAGCCAGCCATTTTTACAACGACGGATCAAAAGTATTTCACGATGGCATTTCCTGACCATCAAAGAAAAACGCCGTGTAACGACGGAATGCACCCGATCGCTTTTGTCGAAACGGTGTGGGGCTCGCCAAGTCGCCGTATTAACTTAAATGTCGGCTGCTACGGCAAGTAG
- a CDS encoding ArsC/Spx/MgsR family protein: MEKWILYHNPKCSKSREALALLQSQSTAFEVVEYLKNPPDEKELRTIVAKLQGPLSALVRMKEEEFQSAPFDVESEDVVIQKILQQPKLLERPLLLTQDAAVIGRPLENIEAEIKRAGK, from the coding sequence ATGGAAAAATGGATTCTTTATCACAACCCGAAGTGCAGTAAAAGTCGTGAGGCTTTAGCTCTGTTGCAATCTCAATCGACGGCTTTTGAAGTCGTTGAGTATCTTAAAAATCCACCCGACGAAAAAGAATTGCGTACGATTGTCGCGAAACTTCAGGGTCCTCTTTCGGCACTTGTTCGCATGAAAGAAGAAGAATTTCAATCAGCTCCTTTTGATGTCGAGTCTGAAGACGTCGTAATTCAAAAAATTCTGCAGCAACCGAAGTTGCTCGAGCGACCGCTGTTGTTGACTCAAGATGCCGCAGTGATAGGACGTCCGCTTGAAAATATCGAAGCCGAAATTAAAAGAGCGGGCAAATAA
- a CDS encoding outer membrane beta-barrel domain-containing protein: MKTMNLLTIAFLAISLTATSTFAASTKSSAKQINANEDIDTLGGNRELMEMAEKVKSTSRSRIVQERIVDRRNTLEFGLSYGSVFGGDAYVKTQALGAQVDYHITPRWSLGVRYYDFGNSLTSEGQRIYDDAKAAEQAGGRALPVDIDYPLNSTIAVVNWYPVYGKTSFYDMGVTQFDLYLLAGGGSITLSSGSTSVMTGGLGLGAWITKHVSARAEIRYQTYEDQIATGARKLDVVTGSLGLGWIL; encoded by the coding sequence ATGAAAACTATGAATTTACTAACAATCGCCTTCCTTGCGATTTCTTTGACGGCAACTTCGACTTTCGCAGCTTCTACGAAGTCTTCAGCAAAACAAATTAACGCCAATGAGGACATCGACACTTTAGGTGGTAACAGAGAATTGATGGAGATGGCTGAAAAAGTTAAATCCACTAGCCGTTCTCGAATCGTTCAAGAGCGCATCGTAGATCGCCGCAATACTTTGGAGTTCGGTCTTTCTTACGGTTCTGTCTTCGGTGGTGATGCTTACGTTAAAACTCAAGCCTTGGGTGCTCAAGTGGATTACCACATCACTCCTCGCTGGTCTTTGGGCGTTCGTTATTATGATTTCGGTAACAGTCTGACTTCAGAAGGTCAGCGTATCTATGACGATGCGAAAGCGGCTGAACAAGCTGGCGGTCGCGCCCTTCCTGTAGACATCGACTACCCGTTGAACTCTACAATTGCCGTTGTGAATTGGTACCCTGTTTACGGTAAGACAAGCTTCTATGATATGGGTGTGACTCAGTTTGACCTTTATCTTTTAGCAGGTGGCGGTTCGATCACTCTTTCTAGCGGTTCGACATCGGTTATGACTGGTGGTTTGGGTTTGGGGGCGTGGATTACGAAACACGTTTCCGCTCGCGCTGAGATTCGTTACCAAACTTATGAAGACCAAATTGCAACGGGAGCTCGTAAGCTCGATGTTGTAACTGGATCTCTTGGACTTGGATGGATTTTATGA
- the dtd gene encoding D-aminoacyl-tRNA deacylase: MKAVVQRVLNASVTVDGKLISSIDKGFLTLLGVAKGDTEEQLQKLINKIIALRVFPDENGKMNLSLKDVGGQHLIVSQFTLLGDASKGNRPSFINAEAPEIANALYEKALELSQAQGVPTHGGVFGGDMKVGLTNDGPVTLLLEV; this comes from the coding sequence ATGAAAGCCGTCGTACAAAGAGTTTTGAATGCTTCAGTCACGGTGGATGGAAAACTGATTTCTTCCATCGACAAAGGCTTTCTGACTTTGTTAGGTGTAGCGAAAGGCGATACTGAAGAGCAACTGCAAAAGCTCATCAACAAGATCATTGCTCTGCGCGTGTTCCCTGATGAAAACGGCAAAATGAATCTGTCACTCAAAGATGTTGGCGGCCAGCATTTGATTGTTTCGCAATTCACCTTGTTAGGTGATGCCTCAAAAGGGAATCGTCCCAGCTTTATCAATGCAGAGGCACCTGAAATCGCAAACGCCCTGTATGAAAAAGCTCTCGAGCTCAGTCAGGCGCAAGGAGTACCTACTCACGGTGGGGTCTTTGGTGGCGATATGAAAGTCGGTCTGACGAATGACGGTCCCGTCACTTTACTTCTAGAAGTCTAA
- a CDS encoding AgmX/PglI C-terminal domain-containing protein, with translation MSAAKLLILENTMGQKVRTFAVQATTMNLVYLKESRRIEAFADLQALDDNKIAYTLLKQIDISELSEEGFELQGLGRLRAFPSAAVKNSPTHTLPEENDEEQLKTILQKTTATHLAAIFLLLLGSWIYTNYFMKTQEPPLVTIMLPQEEVVKPQPQARPTVKVSKTKIQKSNKIYRPVAQKLKTKPYKVNTAKARDVRRVGALAALGGLKTGHKGAEGLDMQSLKNIRAAGTGAGGGGIGNAGRGGARGYMTGNGLIAGSAGEGARAQGAGGYGTRGSGGGRAGYGKISLVGGTSAVSLPLDEEVSVEGGLDQDQIIAVINRNKGQITYCYEKGLQAQPSIGGRVAVSFVIGASGRITTAKVAESSLGSRMVESCMLQRMKTWQFPRPVGQVNVDVLYPFELTRVSAR, from the coding sequence ATGAGCGCAGCGAAACTTCTGATTCTTGAAAACACAATGGGGCAAAAGGTTCGCACTTTCGCGGTACAAGCGACAACGATGAATCTTGTGTACCTGAAAGAAAGTCGCCGTATTGAAGCGTTTGCCGACCTTCAAGCTCTTGATGACAATAAAATTGCTTACACTCTTTTAAAACAAATTGATATCTCCGAACTTTCTGAAGAAGGTTTTGAATTGCAAGGTTTGGGACGCTTAAGAGCGTTCCCGAGTGCGGCCGTAAAAAACAGCCCGACTCACACCCTTCCTGAAGAAAACGACGAAGAGCAGCTTAAAACTATCTTGCAAAAAACCACCGCAACTCACTTAGCGGCGATCTTCTTGCTGCTTTTGGGTTCTTGGATTTACACAAACTATTTCATGAAAACTCAAGAGCCACCTCTTGTGACAATCATGCTTCCCCAAGAAGAAGTCGTGAAACCTCAGCCTCAAGCTCGTCCGACAGTAAAGGTTTCTAAGACGAAAATCCAAAAGAGCAACAAAATCTATCGCCCGGTTGCTCAAAAATTGAAAACAAAGCCCTACAAAGTCAACACGGCTAAAGCACGTGACGTTCGCCGTGTTGGCGCCTTAGCTGCCTTGGGTGGTTTGAAAACCGGCCACAAAGGCGCTGAAGGCTTGGATATGCAATCTCTTAAAAACATTCGCGCTGCTGGCACAGGTGCTGGTGGCGGTGGTATCGGTAACGCCGGCCGTGGTGGTGCTCGTGGTTATATGACTGGCAACGGTCTTATCGCGGGCTCTGCAGGTGAAGGTGCTCGTGCTCAAGGTGCTGGCGGTTACGGAACTCGTGGTTCTGGTGGCGGTCGCGCTGGTTACGGAAAAATCTCTTTGGTCGGTGGTACTTCAGCAGTGAGTTTGCCGCTGGATGAAGAAGTTTCGGTTGAAGGTGGTTTAGACCAAGACCAAATCATCGCGGTTATCAATCGTAACAAAGGTCAAATCACTTACTGTTACGAAAAAGGCTTGCAAGCTCAACCGTCTATCGGTGGTCGCGTGGCAGTGAGCTTCGTGATCGGTGCTTCCGGTCGCATCACAACAGCTAAAGTGGCGGAATCTTCTTTAGGTTCGCGCATGGTTGAAAGCTGCATGCTGCAAAGAATGAAAACATGGCAATTCCCTCGTCCTGTAGGACAAGTTAACGTCGACGTGCTTTATCCATTTGAACTGACTCGCGTGAGCGCTCGATAA
- a CDS encoding PEGA domain-containing protein: MNKLIIKHLSLAVLLASTGCATILRGTQQELKVNSNIESANVIYNGKKIGVTPFSGQVPKSKNPVLTIEKDGFHSQTVTLPTKTTDLFYWNLLAGLFIGYAVDYSTGAIYELSPQKYVVNIHPVKVADLSSQQALEVRQFITLNFESLRKEIQIGKGKKLNELLRLLHISDAQRTSALKEIRKLLKENSVTVSFSDSVWSWKLTSQK; this comes from the coding sequence TTGAACAAGCTCATTATAAAACACTTGTCCCTAGCGGTTTTGCTGGCATCTACAGGTTGCGCTACCATCTTGCGCGGCACTCAACAAGAGCTCAAAGTGAATTCCAATATTGAGTCCGCCAATGTTATCTACAATGGAAAGAAGATTGGTGTAACACCGTTTTCAGGCCAAGTACCTAAAAGTAAAAACCCTGTCCTCACTATTGAAAAAGATGGATTTCACTCTCAAACCGTCACACTTCCCACCAAAACCACAGACCTATTTTACTGGAATCTTTTAGCGGGCCTCTTTATTGGCTACGCTGTCGATTACAGTACAGGCGCGATTTACGAGCTGTCTCCTCAAAAATACGTCGTGAATATTCATCCTGTGAAAGTGGCGGACTTGAGCTCTCAACAAGCTTTGGAAGTACGCCAATTCATCACACTTAATTTTGAAAGCTTGCGAAAAGAAATACAAATAGGAAAAGGAAAGAAGCTCAACGAACTACTGCGTCTGCTTCACATTTCGGACGCTCAGCGAACATCTGCTTTGAAAGAAATTAGAAAACTTTTGAAAGAAAATTCCGTGACCGTGAGTTTCAGCGATAGTGTATGGAGCTGGAAACTCACTTCGCAGAAATAA
- a CDS encoding c-type cytochrome, whose translation MNLSVGIAAAGLAALALSSCGPRGNKANVELIQDMMESPAIKAQEYDETSPHHSGMRVPPEGTAPVGFEPYRYATDVEGASKNLKNPLAGQMDETTLLVGQKYYETNCAICHGFKGEGGVAAKSSVSEKMALKPPAVISDKVKAWPDGHLYHVITMGQGVMGPYAAHIPQKYRWQVVNYIRFLEKQSK comes from the coding sequence GTGAATTTATCAGTAGGAATTGCGGCAGCAGGCTTGGCAGCATTAGCCCTGTCTAGCTGTGGTCCTCGTGGCAACAAAGCCAACGTAGAACTTATCCAAGATATGATGGAGTCTCCGGCAATCAAAGCTCAGGAGTACGACGAAACATCTCCACATCACAGCGGTATGCGCGTTCCTCCAGAAGGAACAGCTCCGGTAGGTTTTGAGCCTTACCGTTACGCGACTGATGTTGAAGGTGCCTCTAAAAACTTGAAGAACCCGCTTGCGGGCCAAATGGATGAGACGACTTTGCTTGTAGGACAAAAATACTACGAGACAAACTGTGCGATCTGCCACGGCTTTAAAGGTGAGGGCGGCGTTGCTGCGAAATCTTCGGTTTCTGAAAAAATGGCTTTAAAACCACCAGCGGTTATCAGTGATAAAGTAAAAGCATGGCCAGATGGACATCTTTACCACGTGATCACGATGGGCCAAGGTGTGATGGGTCCTTATGCGGCTCACATCCCGCAAAAATACCGTTGGCAAGTTGTTAACTACATTCGCTTCCTAGAGAAGCAATCTAAGTAG
- a CDS encoding MBL fold metallo-hydrolase, with the protein MLKSFFVLLIMFGVSSAQARAFNVTLLGTGNPWPRPERMGPAVVVKVGEESFLFDVGRGAYLQLHKAGIATKSLRHIFLTHLHSDHTVGLPDLWLSSSLVSRGLEAWEISGPQGTKSFISYMQKAFSADTETRIREDKTPQVKFKINVHEITEGLVYNKNGIKITAFKVEHGPIGEAFGYRIDAEGKSVVISGDTVYSENLIKHSKGVDLLIHEVAYFTGVEVKSSPVLSHHTLPDQAGRVFSQVKPGKAVYTHIVVSKDITPEKLIELTRKTYQGPLVVGEDLMFFELNK; encoded by the coding sequence GTGTTAAAAAGTTTCTTCGTTCTTTTAATCATGTTCGGTGTAAGTTCTGCGCAAGCCAGAGCTTTCAATGTGACATTGTTAGGAACAGGGAACCCGTGGCCAAGGCCTGAGCGTATGGGGCCAGCAGTGGTCGTAAAAGTGGGTGAGGAGTCGTTTCTTTTTGATGTTGGACGAGGTGCTTATCTCCAGTTGCATAAAGCAGGAATCGCGACAAAAAGCCTTCGTCACATTTTTCTCACTCATCTTCACTCGGACCACACCGTAGGACTGCCTGATTTATGGTTAAGTTCTTCTCTTGTAAGCCGAGGCCTGGAAGCTTGGGAGATCTCGGGTCCTCAGGGGACAAAGAGTTTTATTTCCTACATGCAAAAAGCATTTTCTGCGGATACTGAAACTCGTATCCGCGAAGATAAAACGCCTCAGGTGAAATTCAAAATCAATGTCCACGAAATCACGGAAGGTCTTGTTTATAATAAAAATGGAATAAAGATCACGGCCTTTAAAGTCGAGCACGGACCGATTGGTGAGGCCTTCGGATATCGCATCGATGCCGAAGGAAAGTCTGTCGTAATTTCCGGAGACACCGTCTATAGCGAAAATCTTATTAAGCACTCAAAGGGTGTGGATCTTTTAATTCACGAAGTGGCGTACTTTACTGGTGTGGAAGTGAAATCATCCCCGGTTTTAAGTCATCACACTCTTCCAGATCAGGCGGGCCGGGTGTTTTCGCAGGTGAAACCTGGCAAGGCCGTTTACACTCATATTGTTGTTTCTAAAGATATCACTCCAGAAAAACTGATTGAACTGACTAGGAAGACATACCAAGGACCGCTCGTCGTCGGTGAAGATCTTATGTTTTTTGAGTTGAACAAGTAA